GGCCAGATAGCAACTGCTTGGTGACTGATCCTATTGAAAGCCTCGCGGCAAAAATATTCGAGTGAAGCAGCAGAGCTCTGCCACGTCGATTGTTAAGGCGCTTTCCTCGCTAAGGATTCATGAAGCGCTTCGCATCAATGACAATATTTTCCCGGGTCCATTTGGTTTTTCCCGGGATTTCCGGGGTACTGTCGGCCTTGCCCGGATATAGCCGAGCCGAACTGGGAGCCATCTTCTTCCACCGTTTTTGCTCGACTCCATCCGCAGTGCCCATCCCTTCATTTCAGCACACTCCTCCACTCTCAGAGCCGGCCCCCACAAGATTGGGTATTCATGCCTCTACAAAGCAATCCTCAGCGCTTTGTTGACCAACCCAATAGCTACGTTTATCGTAGTTTTTTTTGTATAAATAATGAACAAGCTACTAGTGGTTGTCGGCCTGCGCCCGGAAGCCACACTCAGGAGGTAGCCCGCCCTGTCACCCCACCTTTTGTTCCTCCATGAAGGATCGTTTGATGAGCAATGCTTGCACTGTTCAAATCTTCCACGAAAACAAATGGCACGACGCAGCCTTCACAGAATTGACCGATGGTCCCGACTCCGGTTGGAAAGCGCCCACGCGGTTTGGATACGATGCGAATTGGGCTCTAGAACATCGCGCCAGGCGGGATGCCTGCGCCGTCAGTGCTGCCGTGCCCGTGGGAATCGATCTGGAATGGCACAATGCCTGGCCAGCGTTTCTGATTGACCTGCTGCCACAAGGCTTCGGCCGCGATAAGCTCCTGCCCCATCTCGGTTTGTCAGTGGCGGCGGAAGCAGCCGCAGACTGGCGTTTGCTCTGCGCCGGCGCAGGCAGCCCGATTGGCAACATGCGGGTCAAAGAGGCAGCGGATTGGCTGGTCAGTAATCAAGTCAGACTGCCCGGATTCACAGATCACCAGGTGTGCGGCCATGACGCTGATTTCATCGAATATCTGACCCAGAGCGATGCCCTGATGTTTTCTTCGGGTGCCCAAGGGGAATGGCCCAAAGCCATGCTCACGCGGGATCGGGCCGGGTTGCTGCACCTCGATCATGCATTGCCGGATAGCGAAGCGGCCGCGCACTACATTGTCAAATTCAATCCGAAAAACAGCCCGGAGCGCACGCAGGCCATTTTTGATTGCGAGGCGCCATACATGGAATTCGCCCGGGGCCTGGGCCTTTTTGTTCACGCCCCGCTTCAGCAAAAACACCGTGCGCTGTTTATTCCCAGGTTCGATCGTGCAGTCACGGAAGATGGCCTTGCGCTTCGCCACGGGCAGGAGAGCATTGCCAGCCTGACAGGCCGTGCCGGCTTTGAAGATGTCCCGCCCCACGAGGAAGTATGCCAGGCGCTCCATGATTTGTGCTCGGATGGCTATTTTTCTATCCTGGAATACATACGGCGCGACGTGGCCAACCTTGCGCTGAAGAACACCGACAATCATGCGCGCAACACGGCGATCCAGCGCCGTGCAGATGGATACATCGGTTTGACGCCACTATTCGACTTTGCACCGATGTCGATGCACCCAGCCAGTATTTCGCGCCGCATGCGCTGGGGCGAAAACCTGGAAACAGGTGGTCGCCCGGACTGGTGTGCCGTCGTCGAATGGATTACAGCGGAAGTCTTTCAATCAGCAGAACTGGGTGCGAAATTGCGAGCCGACTTGTTGGCCATGGTGCCGCGTCTTGAAGCCCTGCACGCAACCTTGGCAGGAACGACCCTGCCGCTGGCAAATGTGGCCCAAGTTCGCTACGCGGTGCTCGCCCAGATGGATGCGCTTTCCCGGCTGATGTAATCGTCCTGGCTGATGACTCAAAACCACCTCGCTACTACCTGGCGTCAACCAGCGAAAATCCGCTTGAGCGAGACTGTTGGCGTGACGTGGTCGTTCTGCGCGGAGCTTTTTAGTCCCAGAATTCCCGGGAAAACCCGGGCGGATCCGGCTTTTTCCCGGACCTCTTGGTTTTTTCCCCGTTCTACCCGGGAAAACCCCGCCCATTCCCGTTATCACCGGTCAAAACCGGGAATGCCCCCTCTTCCACGGGTATTCGTCGGGTTCTGCGCGGGTGAGCGTACCGGCATATCAACGCGACATCCTGACTTACCGTGGCCTGGCTCCATCAACATAGTCACTGCTGATGGCAAAACGGAGGGTGCCATGTTGACCAACGCCATAACTACGTTTATCGTAGTTTTATTATTTTTGCATGCTGGGGTCTCAGATTAGGTAGCCATTGCCCGGTAAACCAAACCTGTCAGTGGCAACAAGGTCTGGGCAGTTCCAGATAGCCCGAGGGAAATATGAAACTACTGGTTATGAGTGATCTGCATCTTGAATTCAGCACCCTGCGCGTCGACCCAGGCGATGCTGATGTGATCATCCTGGCTGGTGATATCGCCGTTGGTGATGCCGCTTTCCCCTGGATCCGCGCCCAGTTCGGTGATCGTCCCGTTGTATATATCGCGGGCAATCACGAGTACTACAAGCATGAGTACCACTCAATGCTTGCGCAACTCAGGGAGTCGGCCCGGCAATCAGGCGTCTATTTCCTTGAGCGCGACGCCATGGTGATTAGTGACGTGCACTTTTATGGCACCACTCTCTGGACTGACATGGCGCTGTTCGGCCATGACCAGGAAGGTCGCCCTGCGGGTGTATTTGACGCCAACACCGGGCTCAATGATTTTTCATTGATTTCGTTTGAAGAAAATGGCAAACGGCGTTTATTTTCCGCGGAAGACTCAGTTGCATTGCATCACGAGAGCCGGTCGTGGCTGCAGGACTCCCTTGCTCGGTGCCCCGGTAAATCCTGTGTGATCACCCATCACGCCCCAAGCGCACTCAGTGTGCCTGAACGGTTTGCCCAGTCACCTCTGACTCCCGCTTTTGCCAGCGCCATGGATGGGCTGGTTGCCAAAGCCAACGTCTGGATTCACGGCCATACACACGATTCGTTCGATTATCGAATCGGACAATGTCAGGTTGCCTGCAACCCCCGGGGGTACACCCGCCCCTGGAAATCCTTACCCGAGAATACCGAATTCGATCCTTGCAAAATCATCACCATTTGATGATCTGGATTTTGCTTCCAACGGGTTAACGATGCCCGTTGGCCTCGCGGAGACTGGTTTGACTTTTCCGCGGGGCGCCACGAACCGGCACGCCTCTCATCAACCAACTCATCGGGGGGTTCGATGATGCGTGGCCCTTTGGGCCGACTTGCGCTACTAGACACTCAACGCAATGGCCGGACAAAGCGGTTAGTTTTGCGCGGAGCGCAGCTCCTCCAGCAGCCTTTTCTTCGTTGCCTCATCCGCGCGGGCAAACAACAAAATAAACTCGGCCAGTTCTTCGTCCTCTGCGAAAAAATATGCAGTCGGGACTTTCAGCACCTCAGCCAGCTTTTTCGCCATGGCATGCTCGACTTGATGGATGCCTAGCTCGTAACGATTGAGTCGGGTACTCGCGACATTTGGATCCAGCCCGGCTGCGATGCCCACTGCCTTTTGCGAAAGCCCGGCCTCCTTGCGTATTTTTTTCAATCGCACTCCGAATATATTCACTGCTGGAGCTGGCACACCCATCACCTCGATTTGTCGAAGCTACGAGTATCGTTGCAATGGCCTTGTTTGCGATACTACGTAATACGTAGTATCGCAAACAAGGAACCACCACACATCTCCATGCACACGTTCAAAAATCAACGGAAAACTACGTTTTTCGTTGCACATGTGATAAAACATATACTACGATTAACGTAGTTTCAAGATTTGCTATGGCGACAGGCCGGCACATCACTTTCATATAATTCAAAGAGGATCGGCCCATGACAATCTGGAAGGAACCGGGAGTCAGCGTGCAACCGGAAGTGACTCTCAGGAAATGGAGTTTTATCGAGATTCCTACGGGAGATATTCATCTACTGGGGCAGAACCAGCTGACTTTCAGGGGACGTATGTCCACCAGGGTCGTGAGCTTTGACTTGGAGACGATGAAGTGCAAAACGCAATCTGGCCGAATTTATCAGTTGGACGGAGCGAGCGGCTTCGACGGTGACGCTGCATATGTGTGGAGTCAGCAGTGGTCGGGCCTGAGCCGTGATGTCAGTGCGCAGGTCCTATCTGGCGAGAAAGTGTTCTCCAATGTAGGTCACAGCACCGATGATCTGCAGTCGCTGCGGCAACAATGCTGGGTGACATTGGCGAACGGGCACGATTTTGAAGCCCTCAGCCAAGCCATCGAGCGGGAAAGACCCCGGGCTGTTTTCATTGCTGCGGTAGATCTGGAACTCAACGCATTTGAAACGCTTGTCGAGCGCGTGCGGGCCCACACCTGGTTGTACTGGCTGGCGGTCCCGATTGATGGGCGGCTGACCGAGAAAGGCCGGCAATGCTGGCAGGCACTTGCGCCACACAATGCGACGATTCGAATCGTGGATATCGGCAGCCTGGCCGTTGCTACGCTGAGCTGCGCATTTGATCGCAGAGTCTGGATGCCCCCAGCGGAGCCTGTTTTTGCGAGCCGGGTTCAGATGACGTCATTGCCCCTCGATGAGCGAGGAACGGAAGGGGCTCATGGTCAGGAGATTAAACGGGACGACTTTCAGCTCTCGCTATTTCCCGGCACTTTGGAAGCACTGGAAAAATTCAGGATACCTGTCTTGATTACCTACGAGGCCCCCGCTGCTTGGGAAGCCCATGGTTTCCGCGAAATTGACGAACTTGCATGCAAGCTGGAGCCTGCAATGCATTTCTACATTCGAACGGACAGCGAAACCAGACCCGCCGGCGCCTGCGGCACCAACGCTTGTCATGTTCAAGCCCTTGCGCCAGGTCAGGTGTTCGATCTGGAAGGCAAGGTTATACCGGTGACCTGCTGATGGGATTTGCTATCTGCATACCCCGTCGGGGAATGCCAGGGCGACGCGATCCCCACCCATTCCGGGGAGATCAATGATGCCACGCACCCCGTCTATCAGCCATGCAGCTGCGGCGTTATGGAACCGCCGCGTTGAGCTGGCGTTCGCCTGGGGCAATTGCCCTCCTGCCGCGGGCACATCCGCGGTACACCTCACCGACGCACCCGGCTTGTCAGGCGGGATGGTAGAACCCGACTTTCTGCGCTGCCCCGCTTTTTTTGCGTTCCGGGACGGAAACAATGTTGGATTGTCGGACACACGTTTTGCGCACGCCGGTGTCGAGTTCTACTTTTTCGGGGAGCAGTTATACGCGGATTTTGACTGGGCGATTCTTTACACCCTGATCCGGCGCTTCGCATCTCTCAAAGCAGGGACGCTGATCGAGGGCTCATTCAGCGAGCTGATTCCCGAGGCTCATTTTCTGCATCCAGGACAGATTTTGCTTTCCATGCGCAAGCTCAGCCAGGGGATTTTGCGGGTCCCGCAGTATCGTTTCGATGGTTCGCTATTGGGCTGGTTTCAATCGCATCAAACCGATCCTGATCGATTTATATTCAGGCTTCACCCAAATCTTCCCCGCCTTTATCTCGACTGCAAAGGCACGACAGTCTGGGGAGCCCCGGGCTGGTTCTTGCAATTCATGGATTGCGTGCCGCGGAAGCGAACCTTGCAATGAATGGATATCAAGGCGTACCAGGTTTCTGTTCAACTGCGGCAAGAACTGCAACTCAAACGACTCGGCCAGTTGTCCTCGCACTTGGTCTTGAACGAAAGCTCATATTCGCCAGCTGCTTGAGAGTAAGCATTTAGGGTATCGGCGTAAACACCAAAGAAAACAAGCAGCGCTCACCAAGGTGATATGTCGCTTTTTTCTTTGGGATTGGCGATATGGGAGTCTGTGTGATTCAGGCGAGACTCAATCACCTTCTGACTTCGGTACCAACAAGTCCACCAAATCACACTGAAGTTGCCCAGCAAGATCCGCCATCACGGCGAGAGACGGATTGCTGATGCCTCGCTCGATTTGTGAAACGTAGGACCTATCCAGGTTGGCACTCAATGCCAACTGTTCTTGTGACATTCCCAACGCATGTCTCTTCCTCCTGACTGTAACAGCCAGGGCAGTTTTGAGTTGCTGGAAATCACGCGGGGAGCTCATGTCGCGAGCGTGATGTTTTTGAGACTCTCAATCCACGGAATATAATCCTCAGTGTGGATTATATTCATCAATCAGCATAAACTTATTTTGGCTATTTAGTCGCTGTTGAACCAAACGGTTTCTACAAGCCAAAAACCAATAACAACGCCCGTTTAGGACCACGATGAACAAATATTCGATTTCAATTGCACTGGTCACATCAGCGGTACTCGCTGCATGTGGTGGCGGTAGCGGTGGCAGTGGCTCCGCCTCTACCCCGGTTGTCACGCCCACACCTACGCCCACGCCATCTGCGTGCGCTGCTCCAGCTCCGTCCACCGCAACATCGGTCGGAGCCATAACGCTGCTGGCCGCCCCTGGCAAGAGCGCCAATAGTTATGTTGCCAGCGGCAATGATACGGCCGACGCGCGCAACTTCCTGAACGGCGTACGCTCCGAGCTTGGCTTGCAGTCCATGACGGACAATGTAGCTCTCGACCAGGCTGCCGCAAACCATGCCGGCTACCTGCAGCAAAACAACACCACTGGCCACGATGAAGTGCCTACCAACCCCGGCTTCACCGGCGCCGATCCGGCGACACGAACCAACGCCGCTGACCCGGCCAACGGAGGCATCTCTGGCGAGGTTGTGGCTTGGGCGCCCGGCCAAACTGGGGATTTTCTGTCACGAAACCTGTTTGACGCTCCGCTCCACCGTACTTTGATGATGGCTGACTTCAAATATCAAGGTGTCGCGGTAAACAGTGGTCATCTGGTCGCGGATTTCAGCAGCCTCAACGCGTCCCCGGTGAATCAGCTGGTTGCCTATCCGTATCAAGGTCAGACTGGCGTGCGCGTTTTCTGGCAGGACTTTGAGTCACCGGATCCGTTGGCTGGTACCACCTTTTCTGGCCAGCTCGTTGGGTATCCGCTCGTCCTGTTAGGCGGTCTGGGTTCGCAATTGACGCTGACAGCCTTCACACTCAATGATGCCTGCGGCACAGCGGTACCGCTGATCACCCGGGATCACACCAGCACAGCGGTCCAGATCGAGAACAACGTAATACTGGCCATCCCAGCGGTTACCGGCTTGTCAGTCAACACGGCGTACACCGCTCACGCTACTGGCACTTACACCGCGCCCGGTAGCACGACGGCAACTCCGCTTGATATCACCTGGTCTTTCACCACTGGTGCACACTGACCCTGTCACTTGCTAATCAGTACCAGGGCTCTGGTACTGACTAACATTTATTAGCTTAAAGTTGATTTGCACCGAATTACTGAGAAGCTAATGGCCGATTGCTTTCTCCCAAGCGTATTCCGAAAGTGCTGACAAAGTATTCTGGAAGAAGGGAGCCTGTAGACTGGTGATTCAGAACCAGTCATTCCGGATGTATTGAGTCGGTCCGCCAGCGCTGGTTGACTATCAGAAATGGCCCTTATCTATCACGGTTGGCAATCCTTAAAGTTGTCACGCTCGACCGACGACAACCTCTCGGCAAAGTACCCTGGATCGGCGGGATTTCGGCCATAGCGGAAGTTGGCTGCCATCACATTCGATGGCCGCTGCCGACCCTTTACTGTCGTTGTCGGTCAGGGGAAGCGGACATTAACGTCGAAGGTAACCAGCACCGACGCGCCAGTAGCGGACACCCAAACTTCGCAGCAGTTTGGGTGTCCGATTGACTGACGTGTCAGGCCTCACTTCGCACGAAGCTGACGCGAAAGGGCTGTACCTCGCCTATTAGGTCGACGAGGCCTGACACCTCGACGCCATTCGCTGGCGTGAGTGACACTGTCGCTTCAAGGATGGTGTTGTGTTCCATCATGTACAGCGCCACCTCGACATCGTCTTGGCCGTTCAGGACAGCCTTTCCACCTTTCGTTTCGAGGCCGCGAATGTAGAGATGCGGAGGATAAAGCGCCCACGACCACTCCGAATCTTCGTTACACGTCAAGATTGTGAATACGTGCTCATCACCCCGGATTTCAAGGGTTAATTGCCCTCGATCATGAACGATGGTTGATTTACCTGGATCGATTCCGAACTCTGTGCTGCCGATGATGAACGTGTTCATTCGTAGAGCCTAACGCCAATTGGCCGAAAAAAGTTCGGGGCAACCTAGCAGAATGTGTGCAATGAATTTATTTTTAGAGCGTTTTCTACAGCCTCGCCCACATACGCATATAGATATTAAGGCACATCCGGTGACTGCTTATGGGGGCGGTTTTCGACCGTTAGCTCCTGGCCGATAGCGGCCAATGTAGCACGTTGTCCTCAATGGCCGCTCCGGCCGAGAACCACCCCAATGCCAATGCTCTATTTGGCCAGTCCCCTCGCGAGCTGCAGGTTCGGTTCGCTGTCCTTGAGCTGAAGGGACGCGCATAACCAGGCTTTTGCTTTTGGCTGCAAGTCAGATCGCCGCCAGTCATTCATTCAGTTCCACGCGATTACGACCCGCCGCTTTGGCGCGGTAAAGCGCACCATCAGCCTGTTTCAATACCTGGTCTATATCCAGATCTGTGTGCGGCCGGTACTCGGCGATTCCGATGCTAATCGTGCAGCGAATTTCCTGTTCATTCGCGATGATGACTTTCTGGGCCAGCGACTGGCGAATGCGCTCCGCTACCACCACGGCACCCTGCTGCGTGGTCTGGGGTAAAACGACGACAAATTCCTCCCCGCCAAACCGTGCGGCGATGTCGCAATCGCGCACGCTAGCCCGCAAAATATCGGCCAGAGTGCGCAGCACCACGTCACCGGCATCGTGGCCATAGGTGTCGTTGACCTGCTTGAAGTGATCCACGTCCAGTGCAAGAACGCTCCATGACTGCAGGTAGCGATCCGACTGGTGCTGGATCTCCTTGATCCAGCTGAAAAATTTGCGCCGGTTAGCCAGCCCTGTCATGAGGTCGTGCAGTGCGTCATATTTGAGCGCTTTGCGCTGGCGCTGATTCTGATGAAAAACCCCCAACACCAGCCACTGCATGACACACAGACAGGCAAACACAACTACCGAGAAGGCCACCTGCACCCGCCATTTGGCCAGGTACACATCTTTGCTTTGCGCGACCAGTTGCAACCACTGCGTATTATGCAGCGGAGCAAGCACGGCAAGTCGTTCGGTTCCGTCAATCGGCGATCGATAAAATTTAACATCGGACCCGTAACGGGAGTCCTGAAAAGATGCGCGGCTGATTGCTTGCACCTCCGCCTGATGCCCCTCTGCCGGATCCCCTGCATACGTATAGCGATACAGTACTTCATTCGTGCGGTAGTCAAGAATGGCCAGTACGCCGTCTTTGCCCAGATTGAACCCCCGCGCCGCATCCGCATTGAGCATGACAGACAAGCTATGCAGGCTGGTAAAGCCGATCACGCTGCCCAATGAATTTCCATCCGGAGACTTGATCAGCCGGTACGTCACCATTCCCCCTCCCCCCAATTCGGCAGCGAACTGGCGGGAAACAAAAAAGGATGCCGACCTCACCTTGCGATCGTAGATAAAGCGATATTGGGGCGCATCCTTGAAGGAGTAACTAGACAACACGGTCGGTGGCAATACCGATGCCACCGGCACGTCTGAGTCAAGGGCAATGATTTTGCCGGTTGGATCCAGGAC
This genomic interval from Silvimonas soli contains the following:
- a CDS encoding helix-turn-helix domain-containing protein → MSSPRDFQQLKTALAVTVRRKRHALGMSQEQLALSANLDRSYVSQIERGISNPSLAVMADLAGQLQCDLVDLLVPKSEGD
- a CDS encoding helix-turn-helix domain-containing protein, producing MKKIRKEAGLSQKAVGIAAGLDPNVASTRLNRYELGIHQVEHAMAKKLAEVLKVPTAYFFAEDEELAEFILLFARADEATKKRLLEELRSAQN
- a CDS encoding CAP domain-containing protein, which translates into the protein MNKYSISIALVTSAVLAACGGGSGGSGSASTPVVTPTPTPTPSACAAPAPSTATSVGAITLLAAPGKSANSYVASGNDTADARNFLNGVRSELGLQSMTDNVALDQAAANHAGYLQQNNTTGHDEVPTNPGFTGADPATRTNAADPANGGISGEVVAWAPGQTGDFLSRNLFDAPLHRTLMMADFKYQGVAVNSGHLVADFSSLNASPVNQLVAYPYQGQTGVRVFWQDFESPDPLAGTTFSGQLVGYPLVLLGGLGSQLTLTAFTLNDACGTAVPLITRDHTSTAVQIENNVILAIPAVTGLSVNTAYTAHATGTYTAPGSTTATPLDITWSFTTGAH
- a CDS encoding sensor domain-containing diguanylate cyclase, yielding MTAKRALLVMVMLLQGCGAAGYLLLEHGWIEEAVVQSLKNVSSMHLRSFEQLETTLDYQLALLGEVVRTTGVNEDSLRERKLLLGDETQHRWLDTVAVLDPTGKIIALDSDVPVASVLPPTVLSSYSFKDAPQYRFIYDRKVRSASFFVSRQFAAELGGGGMVTYRLIKSPDGNSLGSVIGFTSLHSLSVMLNADAARGFNLGKDGVLAILDYRTNEVLYRYTYAGDPAEGHQAEVQAISRASFQDSRYGSDVKFYRSPIDGTERLAVLAPLHNTQWLQLVAQSKDVYLAKWRVQVAFSVVVFACLCVMQWLVLGVFHQNQRQRKALKYDALHDLMTGLANRRKFFSWIKEIQHQSDRYLQSWSVLALDVDHFKQVNDTYGHDAGDVVLRTLADILRASVRDCDIAARFGGEEFVVVLPQTTQQGAVVVAERIRQSLAQKVIIANEQEIRCTISIGIAEYRPHTDLDIDQVLKQADGALYRAKAAGRNRVELNE
- a CDS encoding type II toxin-antitoxin system HipA family toxin gives rise to the protein MSNACTVQIFHENKWHDAAFTELTDGPDSGWKAPTRFGYDANWALEHRARRDACAVSAAVPVGIDLEWHNAWPAFLIDLLPQGFGRDKLLPHLGLSVAAEAAADWRLLCAGAGSPIGNMRVKEAADWLVSNQVRLPGFTDHQVCGHDADFIEYLTQSDALMFSSGAQGEWPKAMLTRDRAGLLHLDHALPDSEAAAHYIVKFNPKNSPERTQAIFDCEAPYMEFARGLGLFVHAPLQQKHRALFIPRFDRAVTEDGLALRHGQESIASLTGRAGFEDVPPHEEVCQALHDLCSDGYFSILEYIRRDVANLALKNTDNHARNTAIQRRADGYIGLTPLFDFAPMSMHPASISRRMRWGENLETGGRPDWCAVVEWITAEVFQSAELGAKLRADLLAMVPRLEALHATLAGTTLPLANVAQVRYAVLAQMDALSRLM
- a CDS encoding metallophosphoesterase, which produces MKLLVMSDLHLEFSTLRVDPGDADVIILAGDIAVGDAAFPWIRAQFGDRPVVYIAGNHEYYKHEYHSMLAQLRESARQSGVYFLERDAMVISDVHFYGTTLWTDMALFGHDQEGRPAGVFDANTGLNDFSLISFEENGKRRLFSAEDSVALHHESRSWLQDSLARCPGKSCVITHHAPSALSVPERFAQSPLTPAFASAMDGLVAKANVWIHGHTHDSFDYRIGQCQVACNPRGYTRPWKSLPENTEFDPCKIITI